The following is a genomic window from Anopheles aquasalis chromosome 3, idAnoAquaMG_Q_19, whole genome shotgun sequence.
TCGATTTCACAACGAACATGCTTTGGAATGTTTATTTTCAGCTCCAAAGTGAGCGCCCTAACGATGCGTATACCTTTCGGTGGTattcgatttgcttttcttttttctcgatGTGAGTCGCAACATCAGATCTTCTCCAAATAAAACCCGATCTCCATCCAAGTGTGCCGCGTATCCAAGGGGTTGCGATTCACAGCCAACTGGTGAAAGCTTGTCATCGACCTCGGTGACATCTGTCAGAGAAGTCCCTCTTTTTTGGTTCCTACCTCTTTTTTGGTTCCTacctcttttttgtttcaaactcCCAGTGCGCTCCCGAGGATTAGGAACATCGCATCGATAATGTGTTTCTTCTGGAGGCATCAACTTGGTAGGCATCTTCAGCGCACACCCCATCACCACTACCTGAGATGTTTGATTCTCTCGACATTTGTTGTAGACCGTTGTTGACTCCACTCCGCACTCCAACACGGCCGGTTTCTCCATCTACCAAAGGGAAACGTGATTGACGTCGATGacgtgtgctgctgccggcaacTTGCAAAACAGACAGCAGACAGCTCATCGGATCAGCGCACGCTAAAGGTTGATGGTAATTTTTGGTGATTAAAACCCGGCCCGGGACCGGCTGAATGAAGAATGCTGACAAGCTGTTCAGAAGCCCCCACCAGCAggagtttgaaaaattaattaaagtaACACCTTACATTGGCAGAGCATTGGCAGGACATGGGTGGGTTCGGCGGGATGGCGCCATTGTACCAGCAACGGAAGAATGAATCCTTTTATGCCGCGCTCGTGTGCCTGGTGCCCTGTTGTCACCAGCAGTCGACGCTTCCTCAGAGCCGcagagaccagaccagagattGTCGGGATCTGAATTGGATTAGAAATGGTAATGCCCTGCCTTAATTTTGAACCCGGCAAGCCACCTGGTGTGGCACTGGCCCGGGATggcttttgtgtttgctttaatTCAATATAATGTGCAGCCCTgtattctctctctgtttgtgtggtgCGCGAACGAAGGCAGCCAGGAAGTGAGTTACGTTTGAGAGGGAACGAAAGTGACATAAAGTCGGTTCTTATGTCCTGTAAATATAGCCAATTAGGGATGACAATGATTGAAGCCTGCTTTTATTAGTTCACCGCCCTCCGCCGAAACCACGCGCGCGCCTCGCGTTGGGGTgacataaattgaaaattatgaaagCCCAATCACTGCCACAGGCACAGGCCCAATCTGGCTGTGGttatggtggcggtggtggctgcggcggcggcatcaGTCTTTTGTGCGCTGACAATTGTTATCTCGATTATCGCCCGCTAGGGGTGAAGCTGTAAAAAGACGCCTATGGCGCGCGGCGGTTTGCCTGGATGCTATCCATCACCATTATGATAAGCTTTCTTAGATTCgattttaattggaaaagtaTTTCGGGGCCCATTTTTAGAAGATATCGATTCAGTTCCCCGCCCTATGGAGATGGAAAtggttgatgatggaaaatgttgatgatggtaaAGATGCAGAGCTTAAGTACACCGCAACGGACCTGTTTGGTGCATTGTTTACCAAATAACGAGTGTTTGCACTTGTGTGTCAAGTCAAGGTGTCATACTTGTTTGTAGCCGTTGCGTTCAGCTCAAACAACTCAGAGACAACCGAGCCTGTGGTGTTGCTGTGTACACTCGAAAGTCCAATGTCAAGGCTGGATCATGCGGAGCCGCGAAGATTCCACTCTAGCCGGCACCAGCGGATGACGTAGTAGGCTAGTGTACGCAGGGATCTCCTCCGCTATCAGGCGGTTTGAGGCCGTAATCTAGCAACCCGTGTGCAGGCTTGCCCAGTTTTCAAAGCAACCCAAGCAAAGACCATAATCGCCATCGGGCGGCATCGATACTTAGATCTCTCAGCCGCTTCAAAGCAGATGATAGCGCGAGTGTTGTTATCAAAACAACCTTAACAACCCTTCTCGTCCACAATCTGCACTCGCAAGCCGTTCTGACAACTCATCGCAGCAATACATTTTAGATAGTTCCGCATGCCGTGAGTCACTTTCTGGGATGAAGCAGATGAAAAAGGAAGGCCTGCACAATGATCGCTCATTCAGTATCctatcatttattttttaacattaCATGACAGAGAGGTAGAGAGTTTGAGGTTAGGGTAGCCGATAAGCCTCATGGATGTTTTTATTACATATTACAGTCGTATACTTTATGCTTAACTTTGACGGATGTGAAGAGGCACAGTTCACAATCACATTCTCCTTCACCAATAGTTCGAATTATAGGAATAGTGCCACACGCTCAATGAAACCAATTTTAGGCCCTACACCGCTCAGTGAAACTACATACAGGTGCCTGAATTCGACTCAGCTATACAGGTCACACTGGGGGGCATGTGTAAGTAGCCGAGCAGAGCCGGGTATTTGGATCGTACAGCGAACCATTGGGACAGCTGAACAGGTATTCAGCAAACCCATTCACCATGGTGATACAGTACTTGTAGGTTTTACAATCGTTTCTCTCCTGATTGACGTATTTGCCTGGTGCGCTACACACGAACGGTTCCTTACCAACCTGACACACGTAAACACCCGAGCAGTCCCGGGCATTGGGATCGAACAGCGCGCCCTTTGGGCAAGCGAAGGTGTATTGAGTGAAACCACCCGTCGCGGAGATGCAGTACCTGTACGTCGTACAATCCGTGCTGTCCGGGTTGACAAACTTGCCCGATTCGTTACACTGGAACGGTGCCTTAGTTGTGGTAGCCGGACTGTCAGTCACTGTGGCCGTGCTTGAAGCGGGCGTTACCGAACTCGTGGACTCGCTTGTTGTGGTCGTGGAACTCAAAGTCTCGGTTGTAGTGACCGCTGGGCCAGCTACACACTCATATTCGGTGTCCGGTTCACACCTGGAGACCTCCCTGGCAAAGATGGATCCGGCTGGGCAACTTAGCTCGACCGCATCGAGAATATCGAAGGCATTGTAGAGGCACAGGTAGTAGGTTTTGCAGTAGATGGACTCCGGTTTGGCATACCGTCCCGGTGCTGGACACACAAACGGCTTCGGTGTCACTGATTCCGTCGTAGCCGGTACAGTCGACGTAGCGACAGTTGTGGGTGGATCGGTTGGCGTTGCGGCACAGTTGTAGGTAGTCGCCGGTACACACATTTGCATTATGAGCGAGAAGATTGTGGTCGGAGGACATACGAACGTGAGTGGTGTCAACGTTCCCAGCGTGTTGGTGATGCAGAGGATGTACGATTCACACGCTACCGCCTGCGGATCGGGATATCTGCCTTCGGTTGGACAGATGAAGATATCTGGCGATGCGTCCGTTGTCGTTGGAGGCTCCGTTTTGGTAATTTCTGAAGTCTCGATGTCCGTCGTTGTTGGTTCCTCCGTTGTGGGTTGCTCCTCGGTCGTTGACTCCGCTTCGGTGGTGGAAGCTTCCTGGGTTGTAGCAGGTTCCTCTGAAGTCGTCTCCGATGCGGTCGTTTGTTCCACATCGGTCGTTGTTGGAGTATCCGTAGTTGTTATTTCTTCTGTCTGGTCAGTAGTAGCTTCTGAAAACTCGGTAGTAGACTCAAAGGTATCGGTTACCGTTGTTTCAGCAGAAACTGCAGTCGTCAGTGTTGGCTCAGTTTCCGTCGGTTGCTCTGTAGTCGCTGCCGTGGATTCGGCATCCGTGGTGGTCGATTCCGGGAGCGTAACTTCGGCGGTCGACGCAGATGTCGTCTCAGGCGTTGTATCGATTTCAACCGTCGTCACTTCGACGGTTGTCGTGGTggtcacttcttcttcttctgtggtTGTTGTGAGCTCGGTAGGCATTGTAGTCGTTGGAATCACTATCGTAATGGTTTGCGGCTCAGTTGGCGATGGTGTGACTTCGGTCGTAGTAACCGGGGTGGACTCAGTAGGCGGTGTAGTAACTGCTGTCGTAGTAACCGGTCTGGACGTTGTAGTTGTTGGAATTATAATCGGGAAAGTCGGTTGCGGAGTCACTTCGGTCGTAGTAACCGGGGTGGACTCAGTAGGCGATGGTGTGACTTCGGTCGTAGTAACCGGGGTGGACTCAGTAGGCGATGGTGTGACTTCGGTCGTAGTAACCGGGGTGGACTCAGTAGACGATGTAGTAACTGCTGTCGTAGTAACCGGTCTGGACGTTGTAGTTGTTGGAATTATAATCGGGAAAGTCGGTTGCGGAGTCACTTCGGTCGTAGTAACCGGTGCGGGCGTTGGAGTTGTCCGAGTAGTCACTACCGGAGTGGTTGTCGTTTGGATTGGTGGCGCCGGCGTTTGTGACGGACACACGTACGACGATTTATCGACGCATTGCCGCACAATCGGAGAGAAGATAGTCGACAATGGGCATATGGCTGGGTTCGCTACGATAGCACCGTCCGACTCTAAGCACAGATAGTACCTGCTGCAATCGGGTGATTCGAGGTTGGCATATCGTCCCTCAGCCGGACACACGAATCCATCGCCCACCGTACTACCGGGCGTAACCActgtcgtctccgtcgtcgtggtcgtcggtgTCTGGGCACAAAAGTGGGGCGCCAATACGCACGATGTCAGGTCTGGATCAAAGATGCTCGTCCCCGGGCAAGTAACTACCACCGCGATGAGCGATCCATCGGTATTCCGTGTGCACAGATAATACGAGCCACAATCGAGCGATTGGGGATTCGCAAAACGACCAGTCGCTGGACAGACGAAGGCGGGCTCAGGTATtttagtcgtcgtcgtggtcgtcgtcactgtcgttgttgtcgacGCTATCGTCGTGGTAGACTGCTCCGCTTCGATCGTCGTAAGCGGGCAGACGTAGCTCGCCGACGGGACGCACTTAAGCTGCTCGAACGAGAACACCGAGGACGAGGGACACTGGGACAGGATGGCTATCAGGGAGCCTTGCGTGTTCGGTGTGCACACATAGTACGTCTTGCAGTCGGTGCTCCCGTAGTCCGGGATACGTCCGACCTTCTCACAAACCGCATTTCGGCGCACTCTTTCGGCGGCCACCGGAAGCAGAAGCTGCTCTTCCGCCGGAACGGCACTAGCACCCGATAGCGTTTGCAGAAGTAAAAGCACCACAATCGTAATCGTTATAAGCGTTTGCATCATCACTGGCTGAGCGAGGAGCGCGTCGAatatttgttgctgctgctggtgctgctgctgctacgctcGCTTAAGCTCACTCCGGGCAAATGTTCACAGTCACTGGGCCTATACCGTACTGAGGTGTGCCGGCCATACCGTGGCTAGTTTTATAGGgatgtatcatcatcattgccggTTTTACAGCCCGTCCACCATAAAACATTGGTGGAATTTCTTGGAACCTAGCGAAGATCCCAGACTCccctcgcacacacgcgccctGATGGTTCATtcaatggcgtggcgtggctgctgctgctggccctgaTAAAAACAGGCAATAAAGAATGGACCCGGGCGGTCGGTGGATGGGTGCACTACACTTCTGTCGAACTAGCAACAAGTGGACGCTCGGGACTTGGGCCACATGCGACTAGATCATAAAGCAGCTGACGCTGTTTTCGTCCCGTGTTCCCGAGATCGGACTTAGAGATGTGCATTTCCTGTTATTTTTAAACCCAGCATGCCCCCCAGAGAGGGACTGTCTGACAGACGAACGGATTTGAGAGACGTAGTTACACAGGAAAAATGAACCTTAGATAGGTCTGGCCTCACCCTCTCCAATGTGGGTCATCAACTTTCGGCGATTTCAGGGTCAGCGAAACCGGCTCTCTCTTATCAGTTCtgtttttgcgtttgcgttcgcgttcACGTTTATTGATCCATCTATGATTGGCGTGGCGGAAGTGTGCACCTCGGAAATGATGTTGCTCGGAATGTTTTGCGATGTAGCTCGCACATTATCTTGTCAGCGTGATTGTGTTGCTTTGGATTATCAGAGTCcgaccaaaaaacaaaaaaacaaacacctcaTCGAGCTGTTGCTATCAATAGAGTGACCGGTTCCGACCGGTGCACGGAAGGGCGAAGTGCGTGCTGTTGCGCCTGTGTGGTGCTAATGCCAATCGCACAacaggatttaattaaataaacacCTGGCCTAACTGGCACTGAGCTGTAGTGGTCTCTCAATTGTGATGCGTCGCCTTTTATGCAACTGTTCCACAGGATACGAGCTTTCAACACGAGCGCCACAACTATTTAATTCCATCCCATGGCAGCTGAACGTTCAACTCGAGCGTCatgtttaaagaaaaaaagtgcgaGCAAACCCAAACATAAACACCATTGCCGTTGAAGTGGCGGCCAAGCAGTCGCcccagcaaacaaaacaacgctaCTCGTGCACTCACTGTAATGACATTTAAATTGATCCATAATCGATACACTCGACACCGTCCCAAGGAGAAGCAGCACAGATCAGCTTCGGTGTGCAGCGCACAAGCACCCAAATGGCCTTCGTTCCGGTGCTGTACGATGTTGAAGACGACTGCACGAAAGCCAATTTGCATAGTTGCCGAAGCGTGTGCTGCTTCGAGTCCGATGGTTGCAGCACCGGACTTTGCCGGAAGTGACACATGGCCCCCTTCTCCTGTCCTCTCCTGGGTGTGCTTGCTACCACAAACTCATCTCTTCGTGCTGTGACTTgtgtgacagcagcagcagcatcagcagccagtcCGCTTGTTTTgaggaattttccatttttcaattagaTGTCCGATAAGTCGGTCGGTTTCGGGAGGGCCATCAGGAGGTCTAGGGGGTGGTCCTTCCGACGTGGCGTCACAGAAATGTGTCGCCACCGGGCCACAGCGACATGACAAATatgataaattatttatgttgAATGTACCGGTGTGTATATGGCCGCCCAGAGATGGTTGTTTTGGAATTTATGAAATCGGGAAGCTGCGTGCAgctgctctctccctccctccccggaAATGGTCCACCGAAATACGTCCGCCATGATGCCCGGGTAACGAACAAAATCGATTTCGTTTAGTTCAACGTTCGATACGCAAGGACGAACGATACGCGGAAGAGCAAAACGTGAGGCAACGTCAGGTACGTCAGCGACAACCATCTAGACCAGCACCGGTTTCCCATCGATCGGGAATCGAaaactcatttccatttccaaactgTGTCCATTCAAATAGAGCGGTACAGATCGCACCGGATCGATGGTCGCTACACTCCACCGGCTAGCCTTAATTATGCAAGCATTGCAATATCATATGCTTGCACCCTTGGCGTTCCGATGCATTCCCTTTTGTTCCCGGGAAATCAATCCAGCCCGGAACGCTAAATGTACGCACCGTGAAGCGCATTCGGACAGATGTAATCGCTTATTCATGGATAAATGCAACGGGGAAATGTGCAACAAAACACAGTCGGTCGGAAATGATCAAaagtacaaacaaaaaaaagtaataagcGACTCCTACGGGCAGCGAATGATTGTGACTTCGTATCAGCATTCGATACCAGACCGTTCTGTGCGCACAGAGTGCATTCAAGCGCGCAGAGTGCACCTAAAAGTCACTAATTGGTGCTGCCGAAAGCTGCAGCGAAAATTCCTCCGCCAGGAtacgcaaacacgcacacaagtGTGCGGTAtcgaggtggtggttgtaGTGGTTTTTGCGGCCTCTGCTGCACGGCACGCGCACGAGTGCTCTCGAGTGTCTTACCGGGGTACGGCCATAAACGGCAACAGTATCGACGTAACTTCTCTGGCAACTCTCGAGCCGGTAGAGCTGTGTGCTCAACGGTTGAAGAGGCTACCGTGAAGAGTGGTTCACCATGGCCGAGAATCTCACAGTTACTGGTTGGCTCAAGATGCCGAGGTAAAAGCACTGTCGACCCTACCTCGTGGCAAGTGCTGCAACCTGACCTAACCTAACCACATCCACAGAAGCCTACTCAACCGATACATTGTAGTTCCGGACCAGGGAAACCGACGCGTGCCCTGACCACTCTGTACAAGCTTTTCGCCAATGTTTAAGTACCGCCCGGGTTTTGTGGTAATGGCGATGTGGTGGTTTTAAAGCCAGGACTCTCACCGTGGTACAAGCAGTTCAGAAGCGTTCCCTGCACGAATAAACGATGCAGATTGTTGTTCACATTCTTTCCCCAAGCACGAACACGGCCAGTGTGAGAACTGTTTTCTGCAAAGTTTGCACTTGGCGATGATCCAGAGCGATGTCCAGCAGTTTGGTCCGGACTATTGAGTAGTGGCTAGTGAGTGACATCAGAGAAAGTTGGTTTCGGGAGTTTGATGCTACCATCGGCATCCATTTGAGGCCGTATCTGTTGACCTACGTCAACATGCATTCTTGAGCGACTCTTGGAACTTTGCAGAAGCAATCCAGGCTAGTTATATGCAGGGCAGGGCATGGAGGAAATACTTTAGCAAGTGTCCAGCTCTGAAGGCATCTCGACGCAGCTCGAGCTGTTTTCAGCTTCGAGGGTAATGAAATGAATCGGTGCTATGAAAGTACAGCAACTTCCGAGAGTTATGAAAGTATTTAAACCGTTGTAGCTTTGGAATTTGAATACGATTCCGAACTGTTCGCTGTTATGGCGTAGTAGATTCACCAAGATGGAGTGAGCTCCCTACTTCACCCCGTTTTCAACaccttcaacttcaaaccaatagcagcaacaacaagctcGTGGATGAGGTTGCCCATAATAAGGAAAAGTTTCTCGCCGGTGGTGCTCCAATCCCAATCCCAAtccctgctcctgctccctgGGCCTGTATCGCACAGAAACACAATAGAACTCAATCAACAGAACAAATCGAATCATTGCAGCATTGTGGCAGCACGAAGTGAATGGATGGACGTGTTGGACGGTTGGGCAGAACAAACACAGTTTCTAGGAaaacatccagcagcagcgtgccaATCAAAGCCAATTCACAAGCGAGGCTGTAAAAACTTGAAAAACACACGGGCCCAGCAGGCTTGGCAGTCGGATCCGCTGTGGAGTAATCTGTAAAGTTTCTTCCTGCCAAACGGAGCACGAACTGGAAAGTGGGACGCGACACCATGCATGTacgattccttttttttttttttgcttttaccttctccggaatcgaatccAACCGTAagatgggaaaaagggggaacaaTTGGGTAGACAGGGAAATCATATTTGCAGAATGCAAAAGTGAGCATCCCGAGACCAACTTTCCGCACCGAGTTCGATGGATGCTGCCAAAGGGAGGAGAGCCTTGGACTTGGACCAATCACTGAATGAGCACCCTCGTCACATTCTTTTGTGTGCATATTGTGATTGAGTATACAATTCGCTGTAGAACTCATTGTGTTACTCTGTGTCTGCGTTGAAGTATTCGAAGAATCCATTTTCAATCTTTCGAAACATCATTAATCGTTCTTCGGCTGCTTCCGGGCCATAAGCTCCGTTCTGTATCTCACCTCATGAACTGCGAATAAGAGAACATGCGAAGCgctacggtacggtacggtgctaACGCTGCTAACCTAGTGTCAGTAGCACGGGACACACTGAAGGAACAGAAGTGAACCACGCAAAGCTTAGCGCTTTGCTTTGGAAGGATCTTCTAGAACAGAACAAGGGACATGACGGGGTGCCACGGGGCGAATTGGTTGCATCGCGGAAAGCGTAGCGGATGAACAAAGCGGGTGGTTAATTGCTTGTTTAATCGGCTAATCGGAGGCATCTCATCTCACGCACGAGTGTTAATCTAACAAGCCAGCGCCAGTGCGTTAAGCGAGCGATAGCGGCAATAAGCCCGAAACTACTAGCGGAATGGGAAAATGGGGACAACGATTGGAGGAAGATGCTCAGTTGGCTTCCGTTCAGTGCGTATATATTGTATATTGCGCGATAGCTCGCTACATTAGGTAGACGACACATCACTCTGCGTTTCCTACAAGCATTCATTCGCGCAACGGACGGAGAAGGTGAAAATGAGCTATTTCCCCTCTCGTTCTACCGACCATCACGACTCCAAGTGTGTGCCActatgtgtgtctctgtgtgtgtggaaGTGTTAGTGCGTGAGTTCGCTTTACATAAGCTGGGGGGGTGGGAGTTGTGTTCCGTCATTTGGAATCATCCATCAGTGGTGTACCAAcatgctactgctactactgcacACGGAACTACACGGAACACCGGTGTGACCAAGGGGATA
Proteins encoded in this region:
- the LOC126574087 gene encoding mucin-2-like — its product is MMQTLITITIVVLLLLQTLSGASAVPAEEQLLLPVAAERVRRNAVCEKVGRIPDYGSTDCKTYYVCTPNTQGSLIAILSQCPSSSVFSFEQLKCVPSASYVCPLTTIEAEQSTTTIASTTTTVTTTTTTTKIPEPAFVCPATGRFANPQSLDCGSYYLCTRNTDGSLIAVVVTCPGTSIFDPDLTSCVLAPHFCAQTPTTTTTETTVVTPGSTVGDGFVCPAEGRYANLESPDCSRYYLCLESDGAIVANPAICPLSTIFSPIVRQCVDKSSYVCPSQTPAPPIQTTTTPVVTTRTTPTPAPVTTTEVTPQPTFPIIIPTTTTSRPVTTTAVTTSSTESTPVTTTEVTPSPTESTPVTTTEVTPSPTESTPVTTTEVTPQPTFPIIIPTTTTSRPVTTTAVTTPPTESTPVTTTEVTPSPTEPQTITIVIPTTTMPTELTTTTEEEEVTTTTTVEVTTVEIDTTPETTSASTAEVTLPESTTTDAESTAATTEQPTETEPTLTTAVSAETTVTDTFESTTEFSEATTDQTEEITTTDTPTTTDVEQTTASETTSEEPATTQEASTTEAESTTEEQPTTEEPTTTDIETSEITKTEPPTTTDASPDIFICPTEGRYPDPQAVACESYILCITNTLGTLTPLTFVCPPTTIFSLIMQMCVPATTYNCAATPTDPPTTVATSTVPATTESVTPKPFVCPAPGRYAKPESIYCKTYYLCLYNAFDILDAVELSCPAGSIFAREVSRCEPDTEYECVAGPAVTTTETLSSTTTTSESTSSVTPASSTATVTDSPATTTKAPFQCNESGKFVNPDSTDCTTYRYCISATGGFTQYTFACPKGALFDPNARDCSGVYVCQVGKEPFVCSAPGKYVNQERNDCKTYKYCITMVNGFAEYLFSCPNGSLYDPNTRLCSATYTCPPV